The Moorena producens PAL-8-15-08-1 genomic interval GGTTGTGCTCAAAACTCCTTGAGGATACCAGTGGCTTTGATCGGGTACTGTCAAATTCTGTGAGCAGATAGCTGGTGATTGAGACTCAAATTTTACTTAACCGGTGATTTTTAAATCAGATAGCTTGAATTTATTGTTGAATTTTTCCTTGACAATACCCGATGCCTTGCTTACGGATTGTCAAATGTTACTTTATAGCTTTTATCCTGCTGTTGAGTATTGCGGTTTACCACATCTGAGAGAGTATTGGTGTTTTGTATTACTTCCCAACCGACCGGGGAAAAAGTTTCTTCGTTGAAGATATTTTCTGCCAACAAGGGATTGGTCAATGCTTGGGAAAAGGCATCAACTGCTATCATTCGGGTAACCAGGGCACCTACTGCTGCATTTTGTGGCACATCCTCGGCATAGAGTCCTACATAGAATTCAATCTTGTTGACATCACCGTATAACCGTTTTAGTTCCCTTTGAGTATCTTCATCCCCTGTGATCTGATCGAAATCAGTCACCCGAGGAAACTGACACATTTCCCGGTAATCATTGTAGCTAGCCAGTTGAGCTTGACGACCTAAGTCGAGACTTGCTAATTCAACAGGTATTAGGAATTCTGAGGTGTTAAACAAACCAATTTTGCTGCCTGCTTGGGAACAGGTCTCCTCAAACAATGGTCCCAAGCCTTGATTGATCAGCATTTCATTATTCCACAGGCTATCCACCATGGGAATTGGCTTACTGTCATAGGTCAGAGTTTCGGGAAGGGCACTGTGCCAACGATATACCAAACTAAATTCTACTGTCATCCAATTCTGGCGATACCACCTCTCATTGGTAAACGCTGGGGGATCCACAATGAAATTAAAGTGATAGGAGGTAATGTGATTAACATATTCTTCCACCACAATTTTCATGATTACCACCATCACGATGTTTCTAGCCGTTTGGAAGAGTCGCTCGTCATCCCAATCGGGATAATGCTTAGCCAGTAAATCACACAGGCGATTGTGTTCCCTCAGACACAGAACGTTAAGCATTACATAACCAATTTGGACATTGGCTCGTTCGACACCCATGGCAAATAGTTTGGCTTTCTTGGCTGGGTCTAGTCGCTTCTCATCATTGAGCGGCTCATACAACCCGTCAAACTCTGGCTTGACCACTCCCTGTTCTGGATCGTCGTAATAGAAGAGGGGATATTCTTCACCATTGATAATCTGGCTTTTCAGTTTCCCGCCCTGATTGGATCTCAGCATGTCTGTAGATTTTCTGTTCAACCCATAGACGGGAGATAAATCGATGCCGTGGTTAGAGGTATTCTTTAATCTATTGTAGCGATCAGTGCGCAGAAAGCCGTCGGTAAACCACTGCACCCAATAGGGAAACAACAGGGTAGATTTCTCGGAATAGATGGTTTTCCCCTCTTTTTTGCGAAACAAAACAGCAAGGTCTTCGAGAGGGGGAAGGTTCCCTGCTTTGTTGAACTCTGGATTGGGGGGTAAATGTCGTCCGATCCAGGTTCGGTCTGTTAATGAGTCCCAAGAAGTATAGGGTGCCATCGCACTTAACTTATGGGGACGAGTGGGCATTTTGTAGACGGCATTGTTAATGATAGTTTTGTTGACTTTACGTTTGAGAGAGTCGTTGCTTTGAATAAAGTCCCAAATCCAATTGAAGTTGTTTAACCCAAAGTTTTCTAACTGGTTCCTAAATCCGTCTCTAGATGTATTCCTTTTTTTGGCCATCGAACTAGTTTCCTTTTACTATTTACCTTTTGTGTATAGCAGGATTACTTGTGCCAATAGTTATTGTTAAGATTTGTTACCTTTCAGGTGACACCTTTGTAATTATAGTGTTCTATCTAAATCTTATCCACAGTTTCAAAGGATTCTGAACCCAGTGGACTGGGCTTCCAGCCTTGAATATTGGCGCGCTTACCTAAAAGCGGTTGGGAGTGGACAATGGGAATGCGCACGGCTTCTTCAAATAAAATTTTATCGACTTGGCGATAGATTCTTGCTCTAGCATCTTTGTCTTGGGTCTTACGACCGGTTTCCAATAGCCGTAGGATTTGGTTATTCTTCCAACGTCCAAGGTCAGCGGTAGCATTAGGTCCGAAGTGGGAATAGTAGAAGTTATCTGGGTCCCCATATTCCCCAGTCCAGCCCAATATAAATCCTTGGAAACCAGGAGACTTTTGTCGGTCTTTGAGATAATCTTTCCAGGGTTTGGTTTTTAAAGTAACCTTGATGCCAATCTTACCTAAGTCATCAGCTATTGCTTGGGCGATCGCTTTGGGATCAGGATAGTAGGGGCGGAAAATTTTCATATACCACAGTTCAAGGTCAAAGCCTTTGGCGTAGCCAGCTTCCCTCAGCAGTTGCTTGGCTAGCTGTGGATCATATTTATAGCTACCAAAATTGGGTGACTCAGACCAATCCAGTAGGGGTGGGGTGAAGTGAGCATCACTCTCTCCTAAACCCTGCCAATATTTTTCGACAATCTTTTGGTGATTAATTCCTAATGCGATCGCAATCCGTACCTTTTGTTTGGACAGGGGTTTGTAGTTGGTATTGAGGGATAGATATCCGACGTTGAAGGAGGGACGGAAAATAGATTTGAGGTTAGCCTCACCAACTAAATTTTCTAATTGCTTAGGAACTAGGTCTGAAGTGAAGTCAATTTCTCCAGATTTCAACATGGTCAGCCGCTTCCCAATATCCGGGATGAACCGCACGATTACCTTTTCTGCTTTAGGTAGGTTTGGTTTCCAGTAGTTTGGGTTTTTTTCTAGGATAATTTCCTTGCCATTACGCCACTCTTTGAATTTAAATGGACCTGTCCCTACTGCTAGAGATGAGTCACGACCATACTTAGAACCTGCTTTCTTGATGGCTGTTGGGCTAGCGATACCAAAGTAGCCTGACCCAATCATAGCTGGAAAAATGGTTAAGGGCTGTTTCAGGACAAATTGAATTGTATACTTATCTTTGATGACTATCTCTTGTAATAGGGATTTAGACTTTCCCTTGAAGCCACCAAATAAATCAGCCCAAATTTGATACTTTCTGTCTTTATCGCGATAGCCGTATTTGTTTTCCGGGTCCCACCAACGCTCGACATTGAACTTAACCGCTTCAGCATCGAAATTAGTCCCGTCATGAAACTTCACCCCTTGGCGCAGTTTAAATGTCCAAACTCTGCTATTGCGAGACGCTTCCCAATCAGTAGCTAATCCCGGTTCCAGTTCAATCGTTCCCAGCTTGTATTCCACCAGGCGATTGTAAATTTGTTTCTGGACAACCAGGGATTCCCGGTCGCTGATATTACCTGGTTCTAGGTTTTCTGGTTGTCCCACTGCTCCGTAAACGATAGTCCTGCCCTTGGAATCCTTAGGAGGTTTAGTTGGAGTAGGAGTAGGAGTAGGAGTAGGAGTAGGAGTAGGAGTAGGGCTGGGACTAGGGCTGGGACTAGGAGTAGGAGTAGGAGTAGGAGTAGGAGTAGGAGTAGGGCTGGGACTAGGACTCTCAGAAACAGTAGGAGTAGGACTGGGAGGGGTATTTTGACCAATCCAATTAGAAGGGCTAACGCAGTTAGAGAGAACTATAGTTAGGACAAAAGCCACAAGCAACAGTATGGGTCGCCATCGCCTCATTGATAAAACTCCTTTATATTGCGGCTGTTGCCAAGAATCGGTAACTAATAGGCATTAGTGATTTGTGATTAGTTTTTATTGACAGGACTTACCCTTGCTTGTGTTCCTCAACGCTAATTTTAGGGGTGCAATGGTTGCGTTATCACTATATGTAGTGCAACTGCTTAAGTCCTGATTGATTTATGTTGATTTGGATAGATGATCCCATTATAAAAATAATTCCCGGACTTTTAGGGGTTAATTGCGTTATTTAAACTTTTTGTGTTATCAAAAAAGTTTAAATAACTAAAGAAACAATAACTATGGTAAAACCTATACCTGCCCTGGGTCCCCTAACTCTCTAACTAAAGAGAGAGCGATAACTGATCCAACCCTACAGTCAGTGTCCAAGGGCTATAACTCCGCAACAGTTCTACAAGTAATGGGAAATGATCCATCAGGTGATTGTTTGTATCTGTTCCGGTTCTAAAATCTAAAACCAAACACCATTAACCAAACACCAAACACCATTAACCAAACACTTAACACCAAACACCAAACACCTAATTATGAGAAAATGTTAAAAAAATCAGTCGAAATTTAATTTTTATAGCAGTTAGAGTTATAGGATTAGGATTGCATAGCCTGTAGGAGCGCTTAAGCGCACTTGGCAATTGCCGCTAATTTTGTGTCCATAACCCCTCATCAAAACAGGGTGCATTTAGCATATCCCATGAGTAACACTTGTGGGATAGGGTCTTGACTCTAGAGCAGTTCTTATGGTTAACTACTCATAGTTAAGCACGAGGGTAGCAGCGGGCAAGGTTTGTCCTACTCCTAGACGGAGATAGGTTCATTTTTAATGTCGCTCTTTTGTAAATTGTAATAAGTCGTAGTTAGGTCTGTATGGAGTAAGCATATGGATGTTGCTGTTGCGAGCAAAAGGTTAATTAGTAATCACACCCATCAAGAGGATGAATTGAACTCAAGCGTAAACTCAAATGCGATCGCAAAATCAAGCTCTATTCTGGACTTGATTTCCTCAAATTCCGATCAAGTAAGGGTATTTGCCTTCGATATCCGAAGCCAACCCCACTTTCAGGGCAAGAATACACTTGAACCTTGGGCGTCACGAGCCCTAGCTGTAGCTGGTTCAGACGATGTCGTGATGATTCCTGGAAATCTGGATGCAGAGTACTACGACTGGCTGAAAAATCTTGGCTTAGGACCCCAGAAAGTCTTTGCCTTCAACCGTGAAAATGAACCAGCACTGCTCTCAGAGCTGATAATGCAAAAAGCGGATGAAGTTAGAGCATTTCTTGCATCTATCGGAAAACCTTTGGTGTTTGTTCCTTATTATTCGGCAGATGTAGATAAAGAGGCGGCGTCAACCATTGATGCCGTTTTTTTTGGCTGTGATCAGTCTATTACCTTAAAGTATTTTGACAAGTCCACCTTCAAGTCCCTGTGTCAGTCTCTTGGTATTCCCACAGTACCAGGAACTATCCTGAGTAAATCATCAGACTCTGAGGATTTTGAGACAGAACTGCGACAGGAAATCTTAGGTTGGCTTAAGGATTATGAGACGTTACTGATCCGGGGCGCACAAGGCTCTGTAGGCTCATCACTTTATAAAGTTAACAGCAGTAACCTTGAGACTCATATCCCAAAAATGCTGGCATCGACAGAGAGTTGTTTTTTAATTGAGCCATTCCTCAAAGTCATTACATCCCCCAATGACCAGTGGATGATTGGCAGCAATGGAGAAATTGCTCATCTGGGCATAACATGCCAGCTGTTTCATGGGTTAAAACATATCGGTAACGTGAAAGGAAAACCCTATTCAAGCCGGATAGAAGGGTTAATTCGCGATTACTCCTTCAAAATCGCCCAGCAGATGCGAGATGATGGCTATCTTGGCATCTTAGGCATCGATTATATTGTCACAGATCAAGGAATATTTCCGATCGAAAACAACGCCCGACTGAATGGATCGTCCTTTGCGTTTTTTATTCTTGACAAGTTGTTTGGTTCTAGTGACTACGATGGATGCTGGAAGGTGTTGAGACTTAAAATCGAACCCTGTAGTTTTAGCACCCTACGGGAAAAGATTGGTTCCTTAATCTACCAGGGTAATAGTACTCAGAATTTTGTTTTTCCTTATGAATTTGACACCTTACAAACTCAAGGGGATGTTACTCTACTAATTGTAGCTGAGGATTTACATCACCTGGAATACGTTGAGAAAGAGCTATTATCTAAACTAGAAATAGCAGCTCTTAATTGAACTAAGGATTGATATAAAAAAAATACGGCAATCATCAGATTAATTTATCCATTTACAGGGGAAATGGTAAACCTAGACATGTCAATTAGGCATGTATATTTATTCTAGGCTTTTTCCATTTTCCATTTTTACTTTTTTTTTTATCTTTTCCGTTATTGATTTTACATTAATTAAATCAAACAGATGATTATAGTAATTCATAATCTAAAGCAAATCAATATGTACATTATCAATAGCCCAGTTATCGAATCCAGAACCACTATGGTTAAGCTGTAGCCAGCGGAACTGAGTAGCACTAGTTATAGCATCGGTGTCAATGCTCTCAGTAATAGTTGTCCAACTTATGTAGTCTTCTGTGTCGTACAAACCCAGTCTTACCCAAGAGATACCGCTATCAATGGAATATTCAAGAGCGATATCTTCCCCAGAATCGGCATTCTCCCCTCCATTATTACTATTACCAATGATATTACCAATGATTAGGTCAAAGGAAATAGTACCGCCACGGGAAACATCTAGGGCTTGGGTAATAGCATAACGGGAGTTATCTTCTGCAGAACCGCCATCAAACCAAAGGGAGTTACCATCGCCACCAAAGTTGGTATTAACTTGACCATTGCTAATTTCTGCCCATTGGTTATTATCGCTATCCGGATCAAAGTCATCTTCAAATATCAAGCCATTCAGTGTCAGGTTATCAATCAGCAGCCCAGAATCAACCGTAGAATCGGCCAGATCCACAACTCCTATACTGAAGGTAAACGTGCCAGCTGTTGTAAACTCGTAAGTAAATGTTTTGTAGCCAGTTTGTGAATTAAAAGAAGTCGTGGAGGCGACAAAGTCACTAGTTGTATCTGCTAGTTCCAACACGTCCCCTGAAAAGATAGAGACAAAGGCAAAATCGTTATAAACATTGTTAGAGGTGTTCTCATTGGTGATGAAGTTCCAATCAAACCTCAAAATGTCCCCAGCTTCTACAGTAATTGGTGTGAATTGAATAGCTGATCCTTGATTAACATTCCCATTGCCTAGTTGATCTAACTCTGCTGTATTTAACCCCAAGAAGTTTTCCAGTTGAGCAATGCTGACAGACTGGTTTCCATTGGTAATTAATGCTTGGTAGCTTCCTTGAGTTGGGCTGATTCCAAATGTTTCTGTTTCAAGTCTAGCATCGCCGATAGTCTGCCAATTGGTAAAATCACTGCTCTCGAAACCACCTTTTTCAAAAACATCTTGTGATGTCATAGTTATAATAATCAGTCAGAATGTGTTTAATTCCGACGATAACATCAGGGCTTTTTGATTGTGTAAGTGATTCTACTATTTTATTTAGTTAGGATATAATTTGGCATATTCGGATTATGAATTAGGCATTAGTACTAATAAGATTTTCAAGTTTAGGTAAACTAGCTGGTATAATCTTGGTATAATCAAACAAGTAAAGTGGAGATAATGGGATGTCTAGAAGCATTACTATTATCAAGCTTGGGTTTTGGTAACTTTTAAATTAGTAATTTTTAAATTACTAATTGTGATTACTCCTAAGCCATTACCCATTACCCATTACCCATTACCCATTACCCATTACCCATTACCCATTACCCATTACCCATTACCCATTACCTATTAGTCTGTAGTACTAAGTTTTTTTATGCATGCTCTATCAATTCCAACTTGGATTATTCACATTTCCAGTGTTATCGAGTGGATCGCTGCAATTTGGTTAATCTGGACTTATGGTGAAATTACTGGCAATCGTGCATGGTGGGCATTGTCTTTTGCCATGTTACCAGCATTGGTCAGTGCGATGTGTGCTATCACCTGGCACTTTTTTGACAACCAACAATCCCTGGAGTGGATGGTTACAGTCCAAGCAGCGATGACGGTTGTAGGTAACTGTACCCTTTGTGGAGCAGCTTGGTGGATTTGGCGTTCAGCGTAGGGTTGCTACCAATGCCAGGGATAAGTTTTACGGTAATCACTCAGCGATTAGCGCTACTTGAGATGCTACTTGAGGTGCTATCAGCTATCAGCTATCAGCTATCAGCTATCAGCTATCAGCTATCAGCTATCAGCTGACGGCTGACGGCTGACGGCTGACGGCTGAACGCGTAGCGTGAGCTTTTAGCTCACGGCTGACGTTTTACCAATCATTTTGACAAGACAAGCATTTTTCCTAATATTCAAATGATTTCTAAAGAGACATTATTTGCTATTTCCCTATTTCCTTACCTAGGATTCTTATGGTTTATCACTCGTTCTGGACAAACACCCCGTTTAGCGCTAATCGGATTTTACGTCCTCTTGGTGTTTGTTTTTATTACCATCCCAGCTGGAATTTATTCTGAGGTAGCTTATCATGAAGCATTAGCTGATGTGGATTGGCTACATGGCAGTGCTGAGTTTTTTTTAACCCTGTCCAATACTTTAGTAGTATTGGGCTTCCGACAAGCAATTATGGAACATCTAGCAAAGGGAACAGGGAGTAGGGAGTAGGGAGTAGGGAGTAGGGAGTAGGGAGTAGGGAATATGGCCTCAAAAATATCTATTCGTATATAGGGCAATATATAATTATAGATAAAAGCCCGACTGCTGACCAGTATAATGAGCTACTGTCTCAATCCCACTTGCCCCAATCCCAAAAATCGAGAAGGAACTAAATTTTGCATTGCCTGTGGCTCGAAGTTGTTGCTCAAAGAGCGATACCGAGGGATTAAACCTATAGGTCAAGGTGGATTCGGTAAAACCTTCTTGGCTGTGGATGAAGATAAACCTTCCAAACCTCCCTGCGTCATCAAGCAGTTTTTTCCCCAAGCCCAGGGAACTAACACGGTTCAAAAGGCAGCTGAGTTATTCACCCTGGAAGCGGTTCGGCTGGATGAGTTGGGCAAACATCCTCAAGTTCCGGAACTGCTGGCGTATTTTTGTCAAGATAGCCAACAGTATTTGGTGC includes:
- a CDS encoding DUF3593 domain-containing protein; this encodes MISKETLFAISLFPYLGFLWFITRSGQTPRLALIGFYVLLVFVFITIPAGIYSEVAYHEALADVDWLHGSAEFFLTLSNTLVVLGFRQAIMEHLAKGTGSRE
- a CDS encoding DUF2499 domain-containing protein, translating into MHALSIPTWIIHISSVIEWIAAIWLIWTYGEITGNRAWWALSFAMLPALVSAMCAITWHFFDNQQSLEWMVTVQAAMTVVGNCTLCGAAWWIWRSA
- a CDS encoding peroxidase family protein, translating into MAKKRNTSRDGFRNQLENFGLNNFNWIWDFIQSNDSLKRKVNKTIINNAVYKMPTRPHKLSAMAPYTSWDSLTDRTWIGRHLPPNPEFNKAGNLPPLEDLAVLFRKKEGKTIYSEKSTLLFPYWVQWFTDGFLRTDRYNRLKNTSNHGIDLSPVYGLNRKSTDMLRSNQGGKLKSQIINGEEYPLFYYDDPEQGVVKPEFDGLYEPLNDEKRLDPAKKAKLFAMGVERANVQIGYVMLNVLCLREHNRLCDLLAKHYPDWDDERLFQTARNIVMVVIMKIVVEEYVNHITSYHFNFIVDPPAFTNERWYRQNWMTVEFSLVYRWHSALPETLTYDSKPIPMVDSLWNNEMLINQGLGPLFEETCSQAGSKIGLFNTSEFLIPVELASLDLGRQAQLASYNDYREMCQFPRVTDFDQITGDEDTQRELKRLYGDVNKIEFYVGLYAEDVPQNAAVGALVTRMIAVDAFSQALTNPLLAENIFNEETFSPVGWEVIQNTNTLSDVVNRNTQQQDKSYKVTFDNP
- a CDS encoding ABC transporter substrate-binding protein, with protein sequence MRRWRPILLLVAFVLTIVLSNCVSPSNWIGQNTPPSPTPTVSESPSPSPTPTPTPTPTPTPSPSPSPSPTPTPTPTPTPTPTPTKPPKDSKGRTIVYGAVGQPENLEPGNISDRESLVVQKQIYNRLVEYKLGTIELEPGLATDWEASRNSRVWTFKLRQGVKFHDGTNFDAEAVKFNVERWWDPENKYGYRDKDRKYQIWADLFGGFKGKSKSLLQEIVIKDKYTIQFVLKQPLTIFPAMIGSGYFGIASPTAIKKAGSKYGRDSSLAVGTGPFKFKEWRNGKEIILEKNPNYWKPNLPKAEKVIVRFIPDIGKRLTMLKSGEIDFTSDLVPKQLENLVGEANLKSIFRPSFNVGYLSLNTNYKPLSKQKVRIAIALGINHQKIVEKYWQGLGESDAHFTPPLLDWSESPNFGSYKYDPQLAKQLLREAGYAKGFDLELWYMKIFRPYYPDPKAIAQAIADDLGKIGIKVTLKTKPWKDYLKDRQKSPGFQGFILGWTGEYGDPDNFYYSHFGPNATADLGRWKNNQILRLLETGRKTQDKDARARIYRQVDKILFEEAVRIPIVHSQPLLGKRANIQGWKPSPLGSESFETVDKI